CGGACACAACCCCACACTTCGCAACCCCCTTCTTCTTTCTATGGTACTTTTTTATATATAATAAATCATACTTATTGTTATGTAACGATAAAAGCGCTAAATTGGTATTTTTAGCCACCGAACGGGCGCTACAGGGGTCTAATCGGTAGATTGGGTCCTCAACGCTTCAGTCTTTTGGCAAGACAACGACCGGTAAGTATTGGCTGCTACTCCTGATTTAATTTTTCATTTAAGTATTCGGGTATTGTGCCTGAAAATTCTCAGCCCTTTTCTGAGCCGTTGTGGCTTCACCACTATCTCTCAGAATAGGTCCCTATATCGAGACATCTGCTTATACGAACTTTTCGAACGTACCGTTCTTAATCTTCCTTGACCTTCGGCCCTTCCTCGTTTCGAATACTATGGCCTCTGCCTTACTTCTGCCAGTTCAGCCTTGCCTTGCGACAAGGGTTGTTAGAAGATTGCACTTGCAACCATCTGACGGACGGGCTTTGAAGAGCACAAAGCCCCGCGTTGATACGAATTTCTGCAATTCCTGAGCTATCTGAGCAAGTTGTCGATGAAGCCGAAGTCTCTTCAATGGAAACCCCTAGTTCCTCCGTTAAGGCAGAGACCTTGTGGGCCTATAAGCGACACGTTCAACTAATTATTTTGCTTTTTCGCATCGCCATCAGTATTTAAAGAATTCCTGAATTCACGAATAGTATCTCCCATTGCCTTTCCAACCCCTGACAATTTACCCGGTCCAAATATAATCAATCCAATAATCAATATAATAATAAGTTCCGGAACCCCTAGGTTCGGCAAAAAGCCAAACATACTTCTGCACCTCCTGCACTATCGTAATCATAAAATTAATTTAAAAAGCCGAGCACTGTCAGTGTATCCCATACTTTAATGGCCGTATACAGATTTACCCGATCATTCATACTAGAGAGATCAGCATCAAGTAACTGTTCAATCTTAGCTACCCGGTAACGCAGGGTATTTACATGGATAAACATACTGTCGGCGGTAACCTTCCAGTTAAGCCCGGAATCAAGAAATTTTCGCAGAGTTGGCAGTAATTCATCCGTTGTTTTTTCATCATGCTCTACCAATGGGCCCAGGGTTTTTTGGCAATATTTTTTTACATTCTCCTCATCCTGTGAAAAAATAAATGAGAATATACCCAGATCAGAAAACCTTTGGATAAACCCCTTTTTCCCCATCAGACCCGGCAAAACTAAGGCAATTCTAGCTTCAATGTAACTTTTATGCAAATCCTTTATTGTATACATTTGGCCTAGGCCGGCAGAAATAACAATGTTAAATTTGTTTTCAACAGCTTTTTTCCAATTATCGAACTTAGTCGACTTGGGTAAATCAGGATACATCTCAAGGGTATCCTCTCTATAAAGAGCCGGAATAAAAAACATAAGGTAATGGTCCCAGTAAATAGGGATAAATTCGACATTATGTTTTTTCGCATACTCAACCGTATAGAAGCGGATTGTACCTAAATCTATTTCTGTTTCTGCTTCATCGATTTGTGCTAACAAAACAAAGTAAGGGTTCTTATTAATATCTAAGGCTCTTTCACACATTTTAATAATATTTCTTATATTTACAGAATTTTTTATGAACAAGTCTTCAGCAAATTTTTTTTCAAATTTCTCTTTTTCACTTCTAATTATATATAAACTAAAAAAATAATTGTTTATCGCGAGCCTGGCTTCAGAAATAACAGGGATAGTTTTAGAAATCATGTCCTTGGGCAGGTTTTTAATAATAACGAATGCACGTGTATTCTTATGACCCAATTGGCAGAATAAGGATCCATCTTCTTCCTGGTAATAATATTCTTCTTCATTAATGCCTGGCGGCAATGTAATAAAGAGATTATCAACGGATGCATCAGTACTTTCTGTAGAAGGATAGTGGATATAACCGGTATTATCAGTTATTATTACAGGGCGATTTAATTTTTTTTTCAGATACGCTGCTACAAAAGGCAATCCGCGTTCCATCATTCCTTCCAATAAGTACACGTTTGTAGGTGGTAAAGACATAAACATTACCCCCTTGCATCTGAATAATATATACAGGTGATGTTCGGAAGCTTTACATTAATTATCATAACACATACAATTCATTATATCCAACTTTCTAAAAATGGTAGAGCCTTATATAAGACTCTACCTGAAAAAGGGTTGGAGAATTGCAGTAAATCATGGTTTCTGGGCTAGTATATTTTTTGCAGCCATCCTGCCAAAAGTCATGGCCCGGCCATGGCTAACACCCTGTACTGTTATTGGATAATCGTTAGCAAAGAAACTTCCGGAGACGTTACCTGCTGCATACAATCCTGGAATAGGATTCATTTCTGTATCCAGCACTTGTAACTTGTGGTTAATTTTTAAACCGCCAAGAGTCACCAACAAGCAGGTCCCCAGTTTAGCTGCATAAAATGGCGCTTTTTCTATAGTTGTCAGACATTCAGGCCGTTTTCCGAAATCTTCATCTACGCCTTTCCTCGCCAGTTCATTATATCTTGCTACAGTTGCTTTAAAAGTCTCAGCAGGTACGTCCATCTTCCTGGCAAGTTCTTCAATGGTATTGGCGCTTTTTATAATTCCTTTGGAGACAAGCATATCAATTTCCTCTGGAATATGAAGTGGCGGTCTCATTGCTTTACATATAATTGAACCAAACTTTGAAACTTCTTGTGGCCACTTGGCATCCCATATAACCCATTTAAAGTTATGACCCTTTTGCTGCCTGTCTTGATTACAGATGTACGCAAAAGGTAGGTCTTCGTTTCCGTATCGCTCCCCTTGCAAATTAACGTTTAACCATGGTTGGCGGGTCAGGGGAACCGGTTTATACCCAGGAGGCAGGCCATCTAAAGCAATGTCAAAATACATCGCACAGTGCGGCGGTTCATCTATTGCTGCCCCGATCCACATACCCATCATATGACCATCACCGGTATTCATCGCGGGGGGATATGCAACACCGTATATATATTCAGATGATGGGATATATTTTTTAAGCATTTCCGGATTATTTCCGTAGTCTCCCGTGCAAAGAATGACACCTTTATTGGCGTTGAATTTGGCGTAAGAGCCATCTTTTCTTCTGGCTATGACCCCGGTTACTCTGCCCTTATCCTTTCTGATAAGCTGTACTGCCGGTGTTTTATAGCGAATGTCTATTCCAAGTTTCTTGCTTGTCTCTACCAATACATATCTTAAGGCCATTTGTGACGGGAAGTGGAGTTTTGGTTTTTGAGCTAAGACCGCCTCATTGGCTATAAACTCGCCAGCTTGGATTGTAAAGTATTTGAAGCCTACTTGGTTGAGACTCTGGTGATC
This DNA window, taken from Thermincola ferriacetica, encodes the following:
- a CDS encoding PucR family transcriptional regulator → MSLPPTNVYLLEGMMERGLPFVAAYLKKKLNRPVIITDNTGYIHYPSTESTDASVDNLFITLPPGINEEEYYYQEEDGSLFCQLGHKNTRAFVIIKNLPKDMISKTIPVISEARLAINNYFFSLYIIRSEKEKFEKKFAEDLFIKNSVNIRNIIKMCERALDINKNPYFVLLAQIDEAETEIDLGTIRFYTVEYAKKHNVEFIPIYWDHYLMFFIPALYREDTLEMYPDLPKSTKFDNWKKAVENKFNIVISAGLGQMYTIKDLHKSYIEARIALVLPGLMGKKGFIQRFSDLGIFSFIFSQDEENVKKYCQKTLGPLVEHDEKTTDELLPTLRKFLDSGLNWKVTADSMFIHVNTLRYRVAKIEQLLDADLSSMNDRVNLYTAIKVWDTLTVLGFLN
- the tatA gene encoding twin-arginine translocase TatA/TatE family subunit, which translates into the protein MFGFLPNLGVPELIIILIIGLIIFGPGKLSGVGKAMGDTIREFRNSLNTDGDAKKQNN
- a CDS encoding FAD-dependent oxidoreductase: MSSENKLENKLQTGVSRRDFLKGGVFATVGLASGGLLAGCANETDTQASSPASGAISEKASFEAPPPPIPEKDIKETVTADVVVVGAGMAGMCAAVTAAQAGAKVVVLEKGYTANFRGMEYGVIGSKIQKSIGNDKVDKNEVIVELMRWAGYKADQRVIKVWADHSGETFDWLVDLAEAVGISCHPTPLDHQSLNQVGFKYFTIQAGEFIANEAVLAQKPKLHFPSQMALRYVLVETSKKLGIDIRYKTPAVQLIRKDKGRVTGVIARRKDGSYAKFNANKGVILCTGDYGNNPEMLKKYIPSSEYIYGVAYPPAMNTGDGHMMGMWIGAAIDEPPHCAMYFDIALDGLPPGYKPVPLTRQPWLNVNLQGERYGNEDLPFAYICNQDRQQKGHNFKWVIWDAKWPQEVSKFGSIICKAMRPPLHIPEEIDMLVSKGIIKSANTIEELARKMDVPAETFKATVARYNELARKGVDEDFGKRPECLTTIEKAPFYAAKLGTCLLVTLGGLKINHKLQVLDTEMNPIPGLYAAGNVSGSFFANDYPITVQGVSHGRAMTFGRMAAKNILAQKP